TGACGCTGGCCATCGGCGCGTTCGAGTACGAGGTCTTGATCCCCGAATTCGCCCGCCGGCAGTTGCAATCCAGCGTCGGCCAGGAGATCAGCCTGCACACGGTGGAATACCTGGAAGGCAACCCCATGCAGGGCCGGCTGACGCCGCGGCTGGTGGGCTTTCTGAGTGAAGTCGAGCGCGAGTTCTTCGATCTGTTCTGCTCCGTCGACGGCGTCGGCGTGAAGAAAGCGCTACGGGCGATGGTCCGACCGGTGCGAGATGTCGCCTCGGCGATCGAAGAGCAGGACTCGAAGAGCCTGGAGGCGCTGCCGGGCATCGGGGGCGCAACGGCCGAGCGAATCATCGCCAAGCTGCGCAGACGGATGCCCAAGTTCGCGCTGTTGGTGGCGCGGGATTATCCCACGCTGGGCGACGTGGCCCCGGACGTGGTGACCGACACGTTCACCGTG
Above is a window of Planctomycetia bacterium DNA encoding:
- the ruvA gene encoding Holliday junction branch migration protein RuvA, coding for MTGRLTQLGTDDLTLAIGAFEYEVLIPEFARRQLQSSVGQEISLHTVEYLEGNPMQGRLTPRLVGFLSEVEREFFDLFCSVDGVGVKKALRAMVRPVRDVASAIEEQDSKSLEALPGIGGATAERIIAKLRRRMPKFALLVARDYPTLGDVAPDVVTDTFTVLRQLGHSEAEARRLLDTALGTKKKFKDVSALLEAIYQQSHPSGAQ